A single Pseudomonas brassicacearum DNA region contains:
- the ruvX gene encoding Holliday junction resolvase RuvX — protein MALRLLLGFDYGTKQIGVAVGQVITGQARELCTLKAQNGVPDWNQVEALIKEWKPDAVVVGLPLNMDGTPSDMCLRAEKFARRLNGRYNLPFYTHDERLTTFEAKGERLVRGGQKGSYRDNPVDAIAAALLLQGWLDANAALFET, from the coding sequence ATGGCCCTGCGCTTGCTGCTGGGTTTCGATTACGGCACCAAACAGATCGGCGTAGCGGTCGGCCAGGTCATTACCGGCCAGGCCCGCGAGTTGTGCACCTTGAAGGCGCAAAATGGTGTTCCGGACTGGAACCAGGTCGAAGCGCTGATCAAGGAGTGGAAACCCGATGCCGTGGTGGTCGGCCTGCCGCTGAACATGGACGGCACGCCCAGCGACATGTGCCTGCGCGCCGAGAAATTCGCCCGCCGGCTCAATGGCCGCTACAACCTGCCCTTCTATACCCATGACGAGCGCCTGACCACGTTCGAGGCCAAGGGTGAGCGCCTGGTGCGCGGCGGGCAGAAAGGCAGTTACCGCGACAACCCGGTGGACGCCATCGCCGCCGCCCTGCTGCTGCAAGGCTGGCTCGACGCCAACGCCGCCCTGTTCGAAACCTGA
- the gshB gene encoding glutathione synthase produces the protein MSVRVGIVMDPIARISYKKDSSLAMLLAAQKRGWELFYMEQRDLYQAEGQARARMKPLKVFANPEKWFELGTERDALLSDLDVILMRKDPPFDMEFVYSTYLLEQAENAGVLVVNKPQSLRDCNEKLFATLFPQCTPPTIVSRRPDVLREFADHHGDVILKPLDGMGGSSIFRHTAGHPNLSVILETLTLHGKQQIMIQGYLPAIVDGDKRILMIDGEPVDYCLARIPAAGETRGNLAAGGRGEARPLTDKDRWIAAQVGPTLREKGLLFVGLDVIGEHLTEINVTSPTCIREIDNAFGTDIGGMLMDAIDQKLKAR, from the coding sequence ATGAGCGTACGCGTCGGCATTGTCATGGACCCTATCGCCCGCATTTCCTATAAAAAGGATAGCTCGCTGGCCATGCTGCTGGCCGCTCAGAAGCGCGGCTGGGAGCTGTTCTACATGGAGCAGCGCGATCTCTACCAGGCCGAGGGCCAGGCTCGGGCGCGGATGAAGCCGCTGAAAGTCTTCGCCAACCCCGAAAAATGGTTTGAGCTGGGCACCGAGCGCGATGCGCTGCTCAGCGACCTGGACGTGATCCTGATGCGCAAGGATCCGCCGTTCGACATGGAGTTCGTGTACTCCACCTACCTCCTGGAGCAGGCTGAAAACGCCGGTGTGCTGGTGGTCAACAAGCCCCAGAGCCTGCGCGACTGCAACGAAAAGCTGTTCGCCACGCTGTTCCCGCAATGCACGCCGCCAACCATCGTCAGCCGTCGCCCGGACGTGTTACGCGAATTTGCCGACCATCACGGCGACGTGATCCTCAAGCCCCTGGACGGCATGGGCGGCTCCTCGATCTTCCGCCACACCGCTGGCCACCCTAACCTCTCGGTGATCCTGGAAACCCTGACCTTGCACGGCAAGCAGCAGATCATGATCCAGGGTTACCTGCCGGCCATCGTCGATGGCGACAAGCGCATCCTGATGATCGACGGCGAACCGGTGGATTATTGCCTGGCGCGCATCCCGGCAGCTGGCGAAACCCGCGGCAACCTGGCGGCCGGCGGGCGTGGCGAGGCGCGCCCGTTGACCGACAAGGACCGCTGGATCGCCGCCCAGGTCGGCCCGACCCTGCGCGAAAAAGGCCTGCTGTTCGTAGGCCTGGACGTGATCGGCGAGCACCTGACGGAAATCAACGTCACCAGCCCGACCTGCATCCGCGAGATCGACAATGCCTTTGGCACCGACATCGGCGGCATGCTGATGGATGCCATCGATCAGAAGCTCAAGGCTCGTTGA
- a CDS encoding methyl-accepting chemotaxis protein produces MIKAKTGKPLEASRSRSQIIVLFVALIVFIMLLFANFAYLNTQSTYDKQYIGHAGELRVLSQRIAKNATEAAAGKPAAFKLLSDARNDFAQRWGSLKQGDPVTGLPPAPATLRPQMRAVQLDWERLLKNTDAILSSEQTVLSLHQVAATLAETVPQLQVEYEKVVEILLQRGAPATQVAMAQRQSLLAERILGAVNTVLAGDENASQAADTFGRDAARFGQVLNGMLQGDPALKISQVQDRDARARLSEISELFEFVSGSVDEILETSPELFKVRESAGNIFNLSQTLLDEASHLATAFENLASGRSINTIGGYVLGLLALMSIILIGLVMVRETNRQLHETAQKNERNQNAIMRLLDEIEDLADGDLTVTASVTEDFTGTIADSINYSVDQLRDLVATINLTAGQVAAAVQETQATAMHLAQASEHQAQQISEASTSINEMAQSIDQVSANAAESSAVAERSVEIANKGNEVVHNTIHGMDNIREQIQDTAKRIKRLGESSQEIGDIVSLIDDIADQTNILALNAAIQASMAGDAGRGFAVVADEVQRLAERSSAATRQIETLVRAIQADTNEAVISMEQTTTEVVRGARLAQDAGVALEEIEGVSKTLAALIQSISNAAQQQTTSAGQISLTMNVIQQITSQTSSGSTATAESIGNLAKMASQLRRSVSGFTLPTAAAGDEEKG; encoded by the coding sequence ATGATCAAAGCAAAAACAGGCAAGCCACTGGAAGCGTCGCGCAGTCGTTCGCAGATCATCGTGCTGTTCGTCGCGCTGATCGTCTTCATCATGCTGCTGTTCGCCAACTTTGCGTACCTCAACACCCAATCGACCTATGACAAACAGTACATCGGCCATGCCGGTGAGCTGCGGGTGCTGTCCCAGCGCATCGCCAAGAACGCCACCGAGGCCGCCGCCGGCAAGCCTGCGGCGTTCAAGCTGCTCAGCGATGCGCGCAATGACTTCGCCCAGCGCTGGGGTTCCTTGAAACAGGGCGACCCGGTGACCGGCCTGCCCCCTGCGCCCGCCACCCTGCGCCCGCAGATGCGCGCCGTGCAGCTGGATTGGGAACGCCTGCTCAAGAACACCGATGCCATCCTCTCCAGCGAACAGACCGTGCTGTCGCTGCACCAGGTGGCGGCGACCCTGGCCGAAACCGTGCCGCAGCTGCAGGTCGAATACGAAAAAGTCGTCGAGATCCTGCTGCAACGCGGCGCGCCGGCCACCCAGGTGGCCATGGCCCAGCGCCAGTCGCTGCTGGCCGAACGGATTCTCGGCGCGGTGAATACCGTGCTGGCGGGGGACGAAAATGCCAGCCAGGCCGCCGACACCTTCGGTCGCGACGCCGCGCGTTTTGGCCAGGTGCTCAATGGCATGTTGCAAGGTGACCCGGCCTTGAAGATATCCCAGGTCCAGGACCGCGATGCCCGGGCACGCCTGAGTGAAATCAGCGAACTCTTCGAGTTCGTCTCCGGTTCGGTGGACGAAATCCTCGAGACCTCCCCGGAGCTGTTCAAGGTTCGCGAATCGGCCGGCAACATCTTCAACCTGTCGCAGACCCTGCTTGACGAGGCTTCGCACCTGGCCACGGCCTTCGAAAACCTTGCCAGTGGGCGTTCCATCAACACCATCGGCGGCTATGTGCTGGGTTTGCTGGCGCTGATGTCGATCATCCTGATCGGCCTGGTGATGGTTCGCGAAACCAACCGCCAGTTGCACGAAACCGCACAAAAGAACGAGCGCAACCAGAACGCGATCATGCGGTTGCTGGATGAAATCGAAGACCTGGCCGACGGCGACCTGACCGTCACGGCCTCGGTCACCGAGGATTTCACCGGCACCATCGCCGACTCCATCAATTACTCGGTGGATCAACTGCGCGATCTGGTGGCGACCATCAACCTCACCGCCGGCCAGGTCGCGGCTGCCGTGCAGGAAACCCAGGCCACGGCGATGCACCTGGCCCAGGCTTCCGAGCACCAGGCCCAGCAAATCTCCGAAGCTTCGACTTCAATTAATGAAATGGCCCAGTCCATCGACCAGGTGTCGGCCAATGCCGCCGAGTCGTCGGCGGTGGCCGAGCGGTCGGTGGAGATTGCCAACAAGGGTAATGAGGTGGTGCACAACACCATTCATGGCATGGATAACATTCGCGAGCAGATTCAGGACACCGCCAAGCGCATCAAGCGCCTGGGTGAGTCATCCCAGGAAATCGGCGACATTGTCAGCCTGATCGACGACATCGCCGACCAGACCAACATCCTGGCCCTCAACGCCGCCATCCAGGCGTCCATGGCCGGGGATGCCGGGCGCGGGTTCGCGGTGGTGGCCGATGAAGTGCAGCGCCTGGCCGAGCGCTCTTCGGCGGCGACGCGGCAAATCGAGACCCTGGTGCGGGCGATCCAGGCTGACACCAACGAGGCGGTGATTTCCATGGAGCAGACCACCACCGAAGTGGTGCGCGGTGCGCGACTGGCCCAGGACGCCGGCGTCGCCCTGGAAGAAATCGAAGGTGTGTCCAAGACCTTGGCGGCGCTCATCCAGAGCATTTCCAACGCGGCGCAGCAACAGACCACCTCGGCGGGGCAGATTTCCTTGACCATGAACGTGATCCAGCAGATCACTTCGCAGACTTCGTCCGGTTCCACCGCCACTGCCGAGAGCATCGGCAACCTGGCGAAAATGGCCAGCCAGCTGCGTCGTTCGGTGTCGGGGTTCACGTTGCCGACGGCAGCGGCTGGCGATGAGGAAAAAGGGTGA
- a CDS encoding aspartate carbamoyltransferase catalytic subunit produces the protein MTPLETKRPLQLNDQGQLQHFLSLDGLRRELLTEILDTADSFLEVGARAVKKVPLLRGKTVCNVFFENSTRTRTTFELAAQRLSADVITLNVSTSSASKGETLLDTLRNLEAMAADMFVVRHGDSGAAHFIAEHVCPQVAIINGGDGRHAHPTQGMLDMLTIRRHKGGFENLSVAIVGDILHSRVARSNMLALKTLGCPDIRVIAPKTLLPIGVEQYGVKVYTDMTEGLKDVDVVIMLRLQRERMTGGLLPSEGEFYRLFGLTTARLAGAKPDAIVMHPGPINRGVEIESAVADGPHSVILNQVTYGIAIRMAVLSMAMSGQTAQRQFDQENAQ, from the coding sequence ATGACGCCTCTCGAAACCAAGCGCCCGCTGCAGCTCAACGACCAGGGCCAGCTGCAGCACTTCCTGTCCCTCGACGGCCTGCGCCGCGAGCTGCTGACGGAAATCCTCGACACTGCCGACTCGTTCCTGGAAGTCGGTGCCCGGGCGGTGAAGAAAGTCCCATTGCTGCGCGGCAAGACCGTGTGCAACGTGTTCTTCGAAAACTCCACCCGCACCCGCACCACCTTCGAACTGGCGGCCCAGCGGCTGTCGGCGGACGTGATCACCCTCAACGTGTCCACGTCCTCGGCGAGCAAGGGTGAAACCCTGCTCGACACCCTGCGCAACCTCGAAGCCATGGCCGCCGACATGTTCGTCGTGCGCCACGGCGACTCCGGTGCAGCGCACTTCATTGCCGAACACGTCTGCCCGCAAGTGGCGATCATCAACGGCGGCGACGGCCGTCACGCCCACCCGACCCAGGGCATGCTGGACATGCTGACCATCCGTCGGCACAAGGGCGGCTTCGAGAACCTGTCGGTGGCCATCGTCGGCGACATCCTGCACTCGCGGGTGGCCCGCTCGAACATGCTGGCCCTCAAGACCCTCGGCTGCCCGGACATCCGTGTGATCGCGCCCAAGACCCTGCTGCCCATCGGCGTCGAGCAATACGGCGTGAAGGTCTACACCGACATGACCGAAGGCCTCAAGGATGTGGACGTGGTGATCATGCTGCGCCTGCAACGCGAGCGCATGACCGGCGGCCTGCTGCCCAGCGAAGGTGAGTTCTACCGCCTGTTCGGCCTGACCACCGCCCGCCTGGCCGGGGCCAAGCCGGACGCTATCGTCATGCACCCGGGGCCGATCAACCGCGGCGTGGAGATCGAGTCGGCGGTGGCCGACGGGCCGCACTCGGTGATTCTCAACCAGGTGACCTACGGCATCGCCATCCGCATGGCCGTGCTGTCCATGGCCATGAGCGGGCAAACGGCCCAGCGCCAATTCGACCAGGAGAACGCCCAGTGA
- a CDS encoding chemotaxis protein CheW, whose translation MSQSLTAFELLLQIDRRCRLLGADLPSQPTHRAGWSGIGFRLGEHWYVAPMGEVSEVLHEPRHTHLPGVKPWVRGVANLRGRLLPLMDLCGFFGHELSTVRKQRRVLVVDHDEVFAGLLVDEVLGLQHFAQDRLEPTLTDDLDGPEAAFVKGRFGGEREWQVFSPFALARSPGFMDVAI comes from the coding sequence ATGAGCCAATCCCTGACCGCATTCGAACTGCTGCTGCAGATCGACCGGCGCTGCCGGTTGCTGGGGGCGGACCTGCCCTCTCAGCCGACCCACCGCGCCGGCTGGAGCGGCATCGGCTTTCGTCTGGGCGAGCACTGGTACGTGGCGCCGATGGGCGAAGTCAGCGAAGTGCTGCACGAACCACGTCACACGCATTTGCCCGGGGTCAAGCCGTGGGTGCGTGGAGTGGCTAACCTGCGCGGGCGCTTGTTGCCGTTGATGGACTTGTGCGGGTTCTTTGGTCACGAGCTGTCGACCGTGCGCAAGCAGCGACGGGTGTTGGTGGTGGATCACGACGAGGTATTCGCCGGGTTGCTGGTGGACGAGGTCCTTGGGCTGCAGCATTTTGCCCAGGACCGCCTGGAACCGACGCTGACGGACGACCTCGACGGCCCGGAAGCGGCCTTCGTCAAGGGCCGGTTTGGCGGCGAGCGCGAGTGGCAAGTGTTCAGCCCGTTTGCCCTGGCGCGCTCGCCAGGGTTCATGGATGTGGCGATTTAG
- a CDS encoding energy transducer TonB: protein MTLPSDLPQELAHRSVRPADRLGFTLFLAALIHLALLLGVGFATVEPKQISQTLEITLATFKSETKPKKADFLAQENQQGSGTLEKKATPKTTEIAPFQDTKVQKVTPPPAAKPEVKETAPKAAVTTVAPKPKKAPVKEEVKPDPKPKAPEPTFDSSQLSSDIASLEAELAQEQQLYAKRPRIHRLSAASTMRDKGAWYKDEWRKKVERIGNLNYPDEARRKQIYGNLRLMVSINRDGSLYEVLVLESSGQPLLDQAAQRIVRLAAPFAPFTGDLSDIDRLEIIRTWKFARGDRLSSN, encoded by the coding sequence ATGACACTCCCGTCCGATCTGCCCCAAGAGCTCGCCCATCGTAGCGTGCGCCCGGCTGATCGCCTCGGTTTTACCCTGTTCCTGGCGGCGTTGATCCACCTGGCCCTGCTGCTGGGCGTCGGTTTTGCCACGGTCGAGCCCAAGCAGATCAGCCAGACCCTGGAAATCACCCTGGCCACCTTCAAGAGCGAGACCAAGCCCAAGAAGGCTGATTTTCTCGCCCAGGAAAACCAGCAAGGCAGCGGCACCCTGGAAAAAAAGGCGACCCCCAAGACCACCGAGATCGCGCCGTTCCAGGACACCAAGGTGCAGAAAGTCACCCCGCCGCCAGCTGCAAAGCCCGAAGTGAAGGAGACGGCGCCCAAGGCAGCCGTGACCACCGTGGCGCCGAAGCCGAAAAAGGCCCCGGTCAAGGAAGAGGTCAAGCCTGATCCCAAGCCCAAGGCCCCCGAACCCACCTTCGACAGCTCACAGTTGTCCAGCGACATCGCCAGCCTGGAAGCCGAACTGGCCCAGGAGCAACAGCTCTACGCCAAGCGCCCGCGCATCCACCGCCTGAGCGCCGCCTCGACCATGCGCGACAAGGGCGCCTGGTACAAGGACGAGTGGCGCAAGAAGGTCGAGCGCATCGGCAACCTCAACTACCCCGACGAAGCGCGGCGCAAGCAGATCTACGGCAACCTGCGGCTAATGGTCTCGATCAACCGTGACGGCTCGCTGTATGAAGTGCTGGTGCTCGAATCCTCCGGCCAGCCGCTTTTGGACCAGGCCGCCCAGAGGATCGTGCGCCTGGCCGCGCCGTTTGCACCGTTTACCGGGGACCTGTCGGACATCGACCGCCTGGAGATCATCCGCACCTGGAAGTTCGCCCGTGGCGACCGGCTCTCCAGTAACTGA
- a CDS encoding response regulator: MAEHLTQQQPSALKVMVIDDSKTIRRTAETLLRNVGCEVITAVDGFDALAKIADHHPGIIFVDIMMPRLDGYQTCALIKNNSAFKATPVIMLSSRDGLFDKAKGRIVGSDQFLTKPFSKEELLGAIQAHVPGFAAVQPHQAH; encoded by the coding sequence ATGGCAGAGCATCTCACGCAGCAGCAACCCAGCGCCTTGAAGGTCATGGTCATCGACGACTCGAAGACCATCCGCCGCACCGCCGAAACCTTGCTGCGCAACGTGGGCTGCGAGGTGATCACGGCCGTCGATGGCTTCGATGCCCTGGCCAAGATCGCCGACCATCATCCGGGCATCATTTTTGTCGACATCATGATGCCGCGCCTCGATGGCTACCAGACCTGTGCCCTGATCAAGAACAACAGTGCGTTCAAGGCCACGCCAGTGATCATGCTGTCGTCCCGCGACGGGTTGTTCGACAAGGCCAAGGGGCGCATCGTCGGTTCCGATCAGTTTTTGACCAAGCCGTTCAGCAAGGAAGAACTGCTGGGTGCGATACAGGCCCATGTCCCGGGCTTTGCCGCTGTCCAGCCGCACCAGGCACATTAA
- the pilH gene encoding twitching motility response regulator PilH: protein MARILIVDDSPTEMYKLTGMLEKHGHQVLKAENGADGVALARQEKPDAVLMDIVMPGLNGFQATRQLTKDPDTGHIPVIIITTKDQDTDKVWGTRQGAKDYLTKPVDEETLIATLNKVLAG from the coding sequence ATGGCACGAATTCTGATCGTCGATGATTCGCCGACTGAAATGTACAAACTGACCGGCATGCTGGAAAAGCACGGCCATCAGGTCCTGAAGGCCGAGAATGGCGCCGATGGCGTGGCCCTGGCCCGCCAGGAAAAACCCGATGCGGTGCTGATGGACATCGTCATGCCCGGCCTCAACGGTTTCCAGGCCACGCGCCAGCTGACCAAGGACCCGGACACCGGCCACATCCCCGTGATCATCATTACCACCAAGGACCAGGACACCGACAAGGTCTGGGGCACGCGCCAAGGGGCGAAGGACTACCTGACCAAACCGGTGGACGAAGAAACCCTGATCGCAACCCTGAACAAAGTGCTGGCGGGCTGA
- a CDS encoding YqgE/AlgH family protein, producing MKNVSPTYLKHHFLIAMPHMADPNFAHTLTYIVEHTANGAMGLVINRPQELNLADILEQLRPEVEPPLLCQHVPIFIGGPVQTDRGFVLHPSGPKYQATVDLDGISLSTSQDVLFAIADGVGPQKSLIALGYAGWEPGQLEAELADNAWLTCPFDADILFNTSSELRLEAAASRLGVNLSLLTSQAGHA from the coding sequence ATGAAAAACGTCAGCCCCACCTACCTCAAGCATCACTTCCTGATTGCCATGCCGCACATGGCCGATCCGAATTTTGCCCACACCTTGACCTACATCGTCGAGCACACGGCCAATGGGGCCATGGGGCTGGTAATCAATCGCCCGCAGGAGCTGAACCTGGCGGACATCCTGGAGCAGTTGCGCCCCGAAGTGGAACCGCCACTCTTGTGCCAGCACGTACCGATTTTCATCGGTGGCCCGGTGCAGACCGACCGCGGCTTCGTGCTCCATCCGTCGGGCCCCAAATACCAGGCCACCGTGGATCTGGACGGGATATCACTGTCCACCTCCCAGGACGTGCTGTTCGCCATCGCCGACGGCGTCGGCCCGCAAAAGAGCCTGATCGCCCTCGGCTATGCCGGTTGGGAACCCGGGCAACTGGAAGCCGAACTGGCCGACAACGCCTGGCTGACCTGCCCGTTCGATGCCGACATCCTGTTCAACACCAGCAGCGAACTGCGCCTGGAAGCGGCGGCCAGCCGGCTAGGGGTCAACCTCAGCCTGCTCACCAGCCAGGCAGGACACGCCTGA
- the pyrR gene encoding bifunctional pyr operon transcriptional regulator/uracil phosphoribosyltransferase PyrR — MSLPNPAELISQMAIRLKAHLEHRGISDPRYIGIRTGGVWVAQALLEALGSQSPLGTLDVSFYRDDFSQNGLHPQVRPSALPFEIEGQHLVLIDDVLMSGRTIRAALNELFDYGRPASVTLVCLLDLDAAELPIRPNVVGATLTLAAHERVKLSGPSPLQLELQDLAL, encoded by the coding sequence ATGAGCCTGCCCAATCCTGCCGAACTGATCAGCCAGATGGCGATTCGTCTCAAGGCACACCTGGAACACCGCGGCATCAGCGACCCGCGCTACATCGGTATTCGCACCGGTGGCGTCTGGGTCGCCCAGGCCTTGCTCGAAGCACTGGGCAGCCAATCGCCACTGGGCACCCTGGACGTGTCCTTCTACCGCGACGACTTCAGCCAGAACGGCCTGCACCCGCAAGTGCGCCCCTCGGCCCTGCCGTTCGAGATCGAAGGCCAGCACCTGGTGCTGATCGACGACGTGCTGATGAGCGGTCGGACCATCCGCGCCGCCCTCAATGAACTGTTCGACTACGGCCGCCCGGCCAGCGTGACGCTGGTGTGCCTGCTGGACCTGGACGCCGCCGAGCTGCCGATCCGGCCGAACGTGGTCGGTGCGACGCTGACGCTGGCCGCCCATGAGCGGGTCAAGCTCTCCGGCCCGTCGCCGCTGCAACTCGAACTGCAAGACCTTGCCCTTTAA